A DNA window from Aureibaculum sp. 2308TA14-22 contains the following coding sequences:
- a CDS encoding UDP-N-acetylglucosamine 2-epimerase, with the protein MVKGAKGMPLVFPVHPRTAKILQQIGIQPDNLHMIGPLGYLEFNYLVKHAFAVVTDSGGITEETTVMKVPCMTLRDNTERPETITIGTNELVGTDPKNVAPYMEKLHNGDWKSGKIPHLWDGKTAKRIVEDLLKEL; encoded by the coding sequence ATTGTTAAAGGAGCAAAAGGAATGCCGCTTGTTTTTCCCGTACATCCACGAACAGCGAAAATATTACAGCAAATCGGGATTCAACCAGACAATTTACATATGATTGGTCCATTAGGGTATTTGGAATTCAATTATTTGGTAAAACATGCTTTTGCGGTGGTTACAGACTCCGGCGGAATAACAGAGGAAACTACGGTTATGAAAGTACCTTGTATGACTTTACGTGATAATACTGAACGCCCAGAAACGATTACAATTGGCACAAACGAATTAGTCGGTACGGACCCTAAAAATGTTGCTCCCTATATGGAAAAATTGCATAATGGGGATTGGAAATCTGGTAAAATTCCCCATCTATGGGATGGTAAAACGGCAAAGCGCATTGTTGAAGATTTATTAAAAGAGCTTTAG
- a CDS encoding glycosyltransferase family 4 protein, with product MLDSKKIKNISFVVGQLGPGGLERQLFLLLNELKKDNININCIVWNFDRDDFYTKEFEQLLGNHLIELKPTDSFFKKMFQLRKYVKSIKPDIIISFSTFTNFTTWVSTLFRKPIAIGSVRTSGKRLIKEISITSLPNLLFPYRLLVNSNIAISELQKYLFFKYFKKITFIRNHLNLNTYKVNCKSKDFFSASVGNFTESKRVDRFVKLFYELKLKDVTHVHKHIGDGNLRSKIEKEKDEKELKNLQFLGYKANIIDVISSASVFIHLSEYEGTPNAVIEALAMGIPVITTNCGDVKDLVIQGKSGYVVENFNTIEITNIYLELVSNREKLEKMSEFAANSVEKLDLKYLKENFYKSLEKLNINL from the coding sequence TTGCTTGATAGTAAAAAAATTAAAAACATTTCATTTGTAGTTGGTCAACTTGGCCCAGGTGGTTTAGAACGTCAACTTTTCTTATTGTTAAATGAACTAAAAAAAGACAATATAAATATTAACTGTATTGTTTGGAATTTTGATAGAGATGACTTTTATACAAAAGAATTTGAACAATTATTAGGTAATCATTTAATTGAACTAAAACCTACAGATTCATTTTTTAAAAAAATGTTTCAGCTTCGTAAATATGTAAAATCAATTAAACCCGATATAATAATTTCATTTTCAACATTTACTAATTTTACAACTTGGGTTAGTACTTTATTTAGAAAGCCCATTGCAATTGGTTCTGTTAGAACGTCTGGGAAAAGGTTGATTAAAGAAATTTCAATTACATCTCTGCCTAATTTGTTATTTCCTTACAGATTATTGGTCAATAGCAATATAGCAATTTCCGAACTACAAAAATATCTATTTTTTAAATATTTTAAAAAAATAACATTCATAAGAAATCACCTGAACTTAAATACTTACAAAGTAAATTGTAAATCAAAAGATTTCTTTTCTGCTTCAGTTGGAAATTTTACAGAATCCAAACGTGTAGATAGATTTGTAAAATTATTTTATGAATTAAAATTAAAAGATGTTACTCATGTGCACAAGCATATAGGTGATGGAAATTTGCGTTCTAAAATTGAAAAGGAAAAAGATGAGAAAGAACTAAAGAATCTGCAATTTTTAGGATATAAAGCAAATATAATTGATGTAATTTCCTCCGCAAGTGTTTTTATCCATCTTTCTGAATATGAAGGCACACCTAATGCTGTAATTGAAGCGTTGGCCATGGGAATCCCAGTTATAACAACTAATTGTGGAGATGTAAAAGATCTGGTAATTCAAGGTAAATCTGGGTATGTTGTAGAAAATTTTAACACAATCGAAATCACTAATATATATTTAGAACTTGTAAGCAATAGAGAAAAGCTGGAAAAAATGTCGGAATTTGCAGCTAATTCTGTAGAAAAATTGGATTTAAAATATTTAAAAGAAAATTTTTATAAAAGTCTTGAAAAACTAAATATAAATTTATAA
- a CDS encoding UDP-N-acetyl glucosamine 2-epimerase has protein sequence MKLDIIAGARPNFMKIAPIIEQLEKVKSRIQYRLIHTGQHYDKKMSGSFFEELGIPDPDVNLEIGSGTQTEQTARIMERYEALLLKDMTDFSLVVGDVTSTMACAIAAKKLGVKIIHVEGGIRSNDITMPEEINRMVTDSITDIFYTTSEVANKNLRQLGHDESKIRYVGNTMIDTLLKSMPRFKQPEVFSELDLKEKGYFVMTLHRPAKCRSRAEVKISNWRNC, from the coding sequence ATGAAATTAGACATTATAGCTGGTGCAAGACCCAATTTTATGAAAATTGCACCCATAATTGAGCAACTAGAAAAAGTAAAAAGCAGGATACAATATAGGCTAATCCATACAGGACAACATTATGATAAAAAAATGTCGGGCAGCTTTTTTGAAGAATTAGGAATACCTGATCCGGATGTGAATTTGGAAATAGGTTCGGGTACGCAGACTGAACAAACGGCCCGAATAATGGAACGCTACGAAGCCTTATTGCTAAAGGATATGACTGATTTCAGTTTAGTAGTAGGAGATGTTACTTCTACGATGGCTTGTGCTATAGCGGCAAAGAAATTAGGAGTTAAAATAATACATGTAGAAGGTGGTATCCGTTCAAATGATATAACTATGCCCGAAGAAATTAATAGAATGGTTACCGATTCTATAACCGATATTTTCTATACTACTTCTGAAGTAGCCAATAAGAATTTACGTCAATTGGGACATGACGAAAGCAAAATAAGGTATGTAGGTAATACAATGATAGATACTTTATTGAAAAGCATGCCTCGTTTTAAACAACCTGAAGTTTTTTCAGAGTTAGACTTAAAAGAAAAAGGTTATTTTGTAATGACTTTACACCGACCGGCAAAATGTAGATCAAGAGCAGAAGTTAAAATCTCTAATTGGCGAAATTGTTAA
- a CDS encoding glycosyltransferase family 4 protein, with protein MINKPLNILYIGNNLTSKTKYNSSLTTLSNLLKSDGHKVYLSSNKSNKIFRLLDMCFSLIKLHKKVDFVLIDTFSTSNFYYALVTSQVARIYGIKYVPILRGGNLPYRLDNSKKMSKLIFNYSFTNIAPSNYLKHEFEKRGLKAKFIPNILEIDSYNFKQREVIKPNLLYVRAFAELYNPTMAIYVFDKIKKDFPDAKLCMVGPDKDNSLIKSKLLAKELDLQNDVEFTGVLVKEKWHKKSEDFDLFINTTNFDNTPVSVMEAMALGLPIVSTNAGGLPYLIEDGVDGMLVEKNDVNEMYKSILSLMKDSVKVKKMTMKARNKVEQFDWVYVKEKWNSVLN; from the coding sequence ATGATTAATAAACCACTAAATATTTTATACATAGGGAATAACTTAACCAGTAAAACAAAATATAACTCTAGCTTAACTACACTTTCGAATTTGTTGAAATCTGATGGGCATAAAGTTTATTTATCTTCAAATAAATCAAACAAAATTTTTAGATTACTAGATATGTGCTTTTCACTAATCAAGTTACATAAAAAAGTAGATTTTGTTCTCATTGATACTTTTAGTACTTCAAATTTTTATTACGCTTTGGTAACTTCACAAGTGGCAAGAATTTATGGAATAAAATATGTTCCAATCTTACGTGGTGGTAATTTACCTTATAGATTAGATAATTCAAAAAAAATGTCCAAGCTCATTTTTAATTATTCTTTTACGAATATAGCTCCATCTAACTATTTGAAACATGAATTTGAAAAAAGAGGTTTAAAGGCAAAGTTTATTCCTAATATTTTGGAAATTGACAGCTACAATTTTAAACAGCGAGAGGTAATTAAACCGAACCTTTTATATGTTAGAGCCTTCGCAGAATTGTACAATCCTACCATGGCAATTTATGTTTTTGATAAAATAAAAAAAGACTTTCCAGATGCCAAACTTTGCATGGTTGGTCCTGATAAAGATAATTCTTTAATTAAATCAAAACTATTGGCAAAAGAACTTGATTTACAAAATGATGTTGAGTTTACAGGTGTCTTAGTCAAAGAAAAATGGCATAAAAAGTCTGAAGATTTTGATTTATTCATTAATACAACTAATTTTGACAACACACCTGTTAGTGTTATGGAAGCCATGGCTTTGGGCTTGCCAATTGTATCAACTAATGCAGGAGGGTTACCATATTTAATTGAAGATGGGGTAGATGGAATGTTGGTTGAAAAAAATGATGTTAACGAAATGTATAAATCTATATTAAGTTTGATGAAAGACTCAGTTAAAGTAAAAAAGATGACAATGAAAGCACGTAATAAGGTTGAACAATTTGATTGGGTATATGTAAAAGAAAAATGGAATAGTGTTCTAAATTAA
- a CDS encoding acyltransferase family protein, with the protein MLSSLRDSFKRNTYSTKFIPEIDGMRFFAIMTVVIFHLNTAYSREMGLDLKAVNTMLGDASFFGLGWWIKRFDIGVKVFFAISGFILAVPFIKYYVADGNKINIKNYFIRRLLRLEPPFIISMILFFFVHLLVLKADVNELLKSFGVGILYLHTTVFGVYNPINPVSWSLETEAQFYILVPLLMTFIFISKKKIWIYVLFLILFMFSVLSKNYIMTRGNGHFNLGILAFLVNFMVGIFTAFLYVMNKNIFQVKNYIWDVIYLLSIFIMFSFYKPQDEIFNIILMNFGLFIFIISVFKSKVINWFFTRPIIYTIGGMCYSIYLLHYAFYHLSVKFTSKIMIFNEYPSNFVVQILINVPIVLLVSSIFFLLFEKPFMNNNWIKKMNFKKLR; encoded by the coding sequence ATGCTAAGTTCATTACGAGATTCATTTAAAAGAAACACTTATTCAACAAAGTTCATTCCCGAAATTGATGGCATGCGTTTTTTTGCAATAATGACCGTGGTTATTTTTCATTTAAATACTGCATATTCTAGAGAGATGGGGTTAGACCTAAAGGCAGTAAATACTATGCTTGGTGATGCAAGTTTTTTTGGATTAGGTTGGTGGATTAAGCGTTTTGATATAGGTGTAAAAGTGTTTTTTGCTATTAGCGGATTTATTTTGGCTGTACCATTTATAAAATATTATGTTGCTGATGGAAATAAAATAAATATAAAAAATTATTTTATACGAAGGTTATTGCGATTAGAACCACCATTTATAATTTCTATGATCTTATTTTTTTTTGTACACTTATTGGTTTTAAAGGCAGATGTAAACGAACTATTAAAAAGTTTTGGAGTAGGAATTCTATATCTGCATACAACGGTTTTTGGAGTTTATAATCCAATAAATCCTGTTTCTTGGAGTCTGGAGACCGAGGCTCAATTTTATATCTTAGTACCTTTATTAATGACCTTTATATTTATATCGAAAAAGAAGATATGGATATATGTGCTATTTTTAATTTTATTTATGTTTTCCGTTTTATCCAAAAATTATATTATGACACGCGGTAATGGTCATTTTAATTTAGGAATTTTAGCATTTTTAGTAAACTTTATGGTAGGAATATTTACGGCCTTTCTTTATGTGATGAATAAAAACATTTTTCAGGTCAAAAACTATATTTGGGATGTAATATATTTGCTGTCAATTTTTATTATGTTCAGTTTTTATAAACCACAAGACGAAATTTTTAATATAATACTTATGAATTTTGGTTTGTTTATATTTATTATTTCTGTTTTTAAATCAAAAGTCATCAATTGGTTTTTTACACGTCCCATAATATATACTATTGGAGGTATGTGCTATTCAATATATTTATTGCATTATGCGTTTTATCATTTGAGTGTGAAATTCACTTCTAAAATTATGATTTTTAATGAGTATCCATCAAATTTTGTAGTTCAAATTTTAATAAATGTTCCTATAGTATTGCTGGTATCGTCCATATTTTTTCTTTTATTTGAAAAACCATTTATGAATAATAACTGGATCAAAAAGATGAACTTTAAAAAATTACGTTAA
- a CDS encoding glycosyltransferase family 4 protein, with product MVKTIWVINQFAGKQDSGWGERHYYFARYWVKKGYDVNIISGSFNHLFKVQPQVSNKTFTTETIEKNITFCWVKIAKYNPESVFKLWSMMVFAFKILFLSKKVLNKPDVVLISSMPIFSVLPAYLLAKKYKAKFLFEVRDLWPQTPIHLKGYKKWHPIILLMASFEKLGYRKAEYIISVLPNSSNYINKISKKPEKWVYIPNGIDKNMVGNESVDVEIKNQIPPDKFVIGYAGTIGLANAMDDFIQASILLKNNDKIHFVMVGDGYKKEDYIKKTLGNNNITYIPKIDKAKVQDLLKLFNVCYVGRFDSPLYKHGVSYNKYFDYMLAKKPILESSSFIKDPVELSGCGLIVKPESAEAIVDGINELYNMEYVGIDKLGNVGYNYVIKHHNFKFLSDKYTQLFES from the coding sequence ATGGTAAAAACAATTTGGGTAATTAATCAGTTTGCGGGGAAACAAGATTCTGGTTGGGGTGAGCGACATTACTATTTTGCTCGATATTGGGTTAAAAAAGGTTATGACGTTAATATAATTTCAGGGTCCTTTAATCATTTATTCAAAGTCCAACCACAAGTATCTAATAAAACTTTTACCACCGAAACTATTGAAAAAAATATTACTTTTTGCTGGGTTAAGATAGCCAAATATAATCCAGAAAGTGTATTTAAACTTTGGAGCATGATGGTATTTGCCTTCAAAATTTTATTTTTATCAAAAAAAGTCTTAAACAAACCTGATGTAGTTTTAATATCATCAATGCCAATATTTTCAGTTTTACCAGCTTATCTTTTAGCTAAAAAATATAAGGCAAAATTTCTTTTTGAAGTTCGCGATTTATGGCCGCAAACACCAATACATCTTAAAGGTTATAAAAAATGGCATCCCATTATATTATTGATGGCCTCCTTTGAAAAATTAGGATATAGAAAAGCAGAATATATCATTTCGGTATTACCAAACTCATCAAATTATATTAATAAAATATCAAAAAAACCAGAAAAATGGGTATATATACCCAACGGTATTGATAAAAATATGGTAGGCAATGAAAGTGTTGATGTTGAGATTAAAAATCAAATACCGCCAGATAAGTTTGTTATTGGTTATGCAGGTACAATTGGATTGGCAAATGCGATGGACGATTTTATACAGGCTTCAATTTTATTAAAGAATAATGATAAAATTCATTTTGTTATGGTAGGTGATGGGTATAAGAAAGAAGATTATATAAAAAAAACGCTTGGAAATAATAACATTACTTACATTCCAAAAATAGACAAAGCTAAAGTTCAAGATTTACTTAAATTATTTAATGTCTGTTATGTAGGGCGATTTGATTCGCCTTTATATAAACATGGGGTTTCTTATAATAAATATTTTGATTATATGTTGGCTAAAAAACCTATTTTAGAATCTTCATCGTTTATTAAAGATCCAGTGGAACTTTCTGGATGTGGACTTATTGTAAAACCTGAAAGTGCAGAAGCAATTGTTGATGGTATTAATGAATTATATAACATGGAATACGTAGGAATAGATAAATTAGGAAATGTGGGGTATAATTATGTTATTAAACATCATAATTTTAAATTTCTAAGTGATAAATACACTCAATTATTTGAATCTTAA
- a CDS encoding NAD-dependent epimerase/dehydratase family protein, whose protein sequence is MLNKQSKILLTGASGFLGSYIYNYLNSKYNVTTLGRSKASSIVCNISEAKVNLADNYQMVIHCAGKAHSIPKSKQEEKIFYDVNHKGTINLCESLKPKLPSTFVFISTIAVYGLDKGSNIREEEPLNGATPYAKSKIMAEKFLQGWCKQKDINLVILRLPLVAGINPKGNLEAMINGIKKGYYFNISGNDAKKSIVLADDVAKLIPNLYNKHGVYNLSGDRDYTFKQISEIIRKQLGKKRIITLSHFLVKISSYVGNVIPFFPLNGDTVKKMTSTLTVSANKAISELSWKPKALEDHFKIS, encoded by the coding sequence ATGTTAAATAAACAAAGTAAAATACTATTAACGGGAGCGTCAGGATTTTTAGGAAGTTATATCTATAATTATTTAAACTCAAAATATAATGTTACTACTTTGGGACGCAGTAAAGCTTCATCTATTGTTTGTAATATCAGTGAAGCTAAGGTAAATTTAGCTGATAATTATCAAATGGTCATTCATTGTGCTGGTAAAGCCCATAGTATCCCAAAATCAAAACAAGAAGAAAAAATATTTTATGATGTTAATCATAAAGGAACTATTAACTTATGTGAATCATTAAAACCAAAACTTCCTTCAACTTTTGTCTTTATTAGCACTATAGCAGTTTATGGTTTGGATAAAGGTAGTAATATAAGAGAAGAAGAACCTCTTAATGGTGCGACTCCTTATGCTAAAAGTAAAATAATGGCAGAGAAATTTCTGCAAGGTTGGTGTAAACAAAAAGATATAAATTTGGTTATTTTAAGGTTGCCATTGGTAGCAGGTATCAATCCAAAAGGTAATTTAGAGGCTATGATAAATGGTATTAAAAAAGGATATTATTTTAATATATCGGGTAATGATGCCAAGAAGAGTATTGTGTTAGCTGATGATGTAGCAAAATTAATACCCAATTTATACAATAAGCATGGAGTATATAATTTATCTGGTGATAGAGATTATACATTTAAACAAATTTCAGAAATTATTAGAAAGCAATTAGGTAAGAAAAGGATTATAACGTTATCCCATTTTTTGGTCAAAATTAGCTCTTATGTAGGTAATGTTATTCCCTTCTTTCCTCTTAACGGTGATACAGTTAAAAAAATGACCAGTACTCTAACGGTAAGTGCTAATAAGGCAATTTCTGAATTAAGTTGGAAGCCAAAAGCATTGGAAGATCATTTTAAAATTTCTTAA
- a CDS encoding phenylacetate--CoA ligase family protein — translation MNYSKFLQNIILPFGDVINKSSFIKSLKYWRQVDNYSAEELSNLQKENLKKILVNAIENVPFYKNIDLVGHNPENWLKQFPILTKKILNNNTKSLINKKSKGLIEYRSSGSSGVQSTIYMNKEEQAITRSILIRWWEWAGYNIGDHLIQTGITPKRGFLKSIKDIVFNTLYINAFSLSDNDVIKVLEKINNSKYSFTIAGYASSLNVFAEVAIKYNYKIELKIAISFGDKLFSHYRKNVQEAFKCKVFDTYGCSEGLLIASEKDLKYKYIFSPHVYLEILDDNNEPVPDGIMGNVVCTRLDGFSMPLIRYRIGDLAIKLPKEKYPPQRDLNYPLLQQVVGRETDTVKTINGKTLIVHSFTGIFEYISEIRQFKVYQYNKEGIVIHFIKSKGFSNKVLKNITLELQKIIEDSSFTIDYKEVDYIKPSKSGKPQMIESRLKE, via the coding sequence ATGAATTATAGTAAATTTTTGCAAAATATTATTTTGCCTTTTGGAGATGTAATTAACAAATCATCTTTTATAAAAAGCCTTAAATATTGGAGACAAGTTGACAATTATTCTGCTGAAGAGTTGTCAAATTTACAAAAGGAAAATTTAAAGAAAATACTCGTTAACGCAATAGAAAATGTTCCATTTTATAAAAACATAGATCTTGTTGGGCATAATCCAGAGAATTGGTTAAAACAATTTCCTATTTTAACAAAGAAAATTTTAAATAATAATACTAAGAGCTTAATAAACAAAAAGTCCAAAGGTTTAATAGAGTATAGAAGTAGTGGTTCGTCTGGAGTTCAAAGTACTATTTATATGAATAAAGAAGAACAAGCGATAACGCGTTCAATATTAATTCGTTGGTGGGAATGGGCAGGTTACAATATTGGAGATCATTTGATTCAGACTGGAATTACTCCAAAGAGAGGTTTTTTAAAAAGCATTAAAGATATTGTTTTTAATACATTGTATATCAATGCTTTCTCATTATCTGATAATGATGTTATTAAGGTTCTAGAAAAAATAAATAATTCAAAATATAGCTTCACAATTGCGGGCTATGCATCTTCTTTAAACGTTTTTGCCGAAGTTGCCATAAAATACAATTATAAAATAGAGTTAAAAATAGCAATTAGTTTCGGAGATAAATTATTTTCACATTATAGAAAAAATGTTCAAGAAGCTTTTAAATGTAAAGTATTCGACACCTATGGATGTAGCGAAGGACTCTTAATTGCAAGTGAGAAAGATTTGAAATATAAGTATATATTTAGTCCTCATGTTTACTTAGAAATCTTAGATGATAATAATGAACCAGTTCCTGATGGAATTATGGGTAATGTGGTTTGTACAAGATTAGACGGCTTTTCAATGCCTTTAATTCGATATAGAATTGGAGATTTAGCTATAAAATTACCAAAAGAAAAGTATCCACCGCAAAGAGATTTGAACTATCCTTTATTGCAGCAGGTTGTGGGAAGAGAAACAGATACAGTAAAAACTATAAATGGCAAAACGCTAATAGTACATTCTTTTACCGGAATTTTTGAATATATCTCCGAAATCAGACAGTTTAAAGTATATCAGTATAATAAAGAGGGAATTGTAATTCACTTTATTAAATCTAAAGGTTTTTCAAATAAGGTTTTAAAAAATATTACTTTAGAACTGCAAAAAATCATTGAGGATAGTTCATTTACAATTGATTATAAAGAGGTGGATTATATTAAACCTTCAAAATCAGGAAAACCTCAAATGATTGAATCTCGATTGAAAGAATAA